The genomic DNA CTCAGGACGCAATGGAcgaggatgatgatgagcAACCTCGGGTGCAGTGTAAGTCCTATTGTTATCCCCGATACACATCTTTAGCTCATGCTCTTCTTTTCCAGGCGCCAACCAATAGATGCCATGTTGTTTTATCTGCTTTTGTTGTTTGCATGCAAGAGTTTCACATTCATTTATCCTGTTCTTTGTACCTTGTCCATTTGTGTCATAGTCTAGTAGAACTGCATGCATATTTTATCCTGAATCATTACAGCGGGAATCGGGAAACGCAAAGCCAGCACAAATTCATACTTGATCATGGCGCCCAGATGTTACCATTTAGTCTACTTGAAGTGAGGATAGGATGAACCGGTGCATTTAAGAAATGCTTACTGTAGGATCCTTTTTGAATGCTTCATAGAGCTCCCGGTTGAAGAAGCTAACCTCGGTCTCATTTTCTATAGACTTTTAGGTATGTCAAGGGGTCCGCACAAGCAGGCTTACCGAAGCCCAGGGAGGCGAGTATTGCGCTGTCGTCGTTCAGGATCCAATCATCGTGATCGAGGTTAATGATCAGGTTCGTTGTCTAACAGCATTATTTATTCTGAGAAATTTTGCGGCAAACAGGGTGTAGGTAAATTGCACCTTGGCACCATGAGCTTTCGTGTAAAGTTTCAGTGTGTCTATTCAACATAGTTATCAGATCGAGAATAGCTACAATGGAAGCAAAACTACTTACCAAGCTGGACTGTTCGGTATGGCTTCCATCCAGGTTCGGTCTTTATCGCTAAGAATCCAAcaattcatcctcactcTATTCGAAAAGCAACAGCTATTCAAAAAGAGGCGCCATACCATTGCGCACGCGCTCCTTGAGTTCGCCTACCGTCGTGTGTTCGAGGTCCAGGGCATGTATAACAGGGATTTCTCCGTACGATACTCGAATGACTTGATTACTCGCACAGTAATCGTTGCCGAGCTTAATGGAGCGGCGAGATTGTGAGCTGGTCggatatttctcctgtttctgCAGTCGAAGACATGAATTGTATATGAAAAATGTATAATCGAGATGGCAAGAACGAGTTGAGCGCTGATGAAGTTAGATATTTGCCGATCAGGAGTTACGCTTACGGACTTTTTTCGGCCAATCGGCTCAATTGCCTAAGCTCACGTTCGGTGGACGGCTTGCGGTCATAGGTTAATGGAATGGTTTCTCGGATTAATATTTGCATATATAAACAGACACCCTCGGTCTAACCTTTCTTTTCCCCATCTCTCCCCTCTCGTTTGTTCTTCGTGCTGAGTAGTGGTTGCTTCATTGATTGTAATCGCATATAATGACCGCCAACAACCCGTTCCTCCACATCAATGTCGAAGAACTTGTCTCTAAACTCTCTCAAGAAGAGAAAATCCGTCTACTAGGGGCACCTAACTGGTGGAATACGAACAAAATTGATAGACTCGGTGTGCCGAGCGTACGTATGAGCGATGGCCCAAATGGAGTTCGCGGATCATCTCACTTTTTGAGCTCTCCGGCGCAATGCATTCCTGTAATTCATCGGATTTATCATGACTGTAACTTGTTACTTACCACACTAAATTAACTCTAGTGTGCAACTGCGCTGGGATCGACTTTTGATCCTGAACTCATCCATGAGGTAGGATCCTTCCTTGCCGTGGAAGCCAAATCCAAGTCGGCCACAGTCCTTCTCGCGCCGACGTGCAACATCCAACGCTCGCCTCTTGGTGGTCGCTCATTCGAATCTTTCTCAGAAGATCCACACCTTTCTGGACACCTCGCGGCCGCATATGTTTCTGGGCTGCAAGACAACGGCGTGGCAGCAACCATCAAGCACTATGTAGCTAACGATCAAGAACATGAACGCATGGCAGTAGATACTATCCTCTCAGAGCGTGCTCTAAGAGAGATCTACTTGATGCCCTTCATGATTGCGCAGAGGGATGCTGGACCATGGGCGTATATGACTGCGTGGGTCCTGGCTGCACATTGCATGATTTAGTGTGCTCTAACAACATATATAGATATAACCGAGTTCACGGTACCCATGTAAGCGAGTGCAAACGATTACTCGATGAAGTTTTGCGCAAAGAGTGGGGCTTTAACGGTTTGGTCATGAGCGATTGGTATGGAACCTATAGCGTTGACATTGCTCTTAATGCCGGTCTCGACCTCGAAATGCCTGGCCCTCCGAGATGGAGACAGCCTGCGCTCGTCAATCACGCTTTGACATCCCGGAAGCTTTTACCATCCACGCTTGATTTGCGCGCCAAAACCGTTCTCGATTTTGTCCAAAAGCTTGCTAAGACTAGCCCAGATGTTGTCTTTGGCGACGGAGAAGAACGTACTCGGGACGATCCGAAGGATCGTGAATTTAACCGGAAGCTAGCAGGCAGAGCTATCGTTTTGTTGAAAAATCAAGAACAAGTCCTGCCACTCAAAAAGAAGAACGTACTAGTTGTCGGGCCAAATGCCCAGGCCAGGGTAATCTCCGGAGGAGGTTCGGCATTCTTGAAGCCGAGCTATGTGATCACGCCTTGGGATGGCATCATAGCTGCTAAGCCCAAGGATGTAGACGTCAAGTTCGAGGTCGGATGCTATGGTTCGTATATTCTCCCCAGCGCATGGACCGCTCGTTGaaggcgcatacatctaGCCCACAAATTCCTTCCAACCCTTGAAAACCTACTTAAGACTCCCGACGGGGAAGCCGGCTGGGAAGCTCGATTCTACACACACGACGAAAATCAACAGCCGAAGGATGAGGTTGCCAAGTTCGTCCTCAATGACACGAGGGTCAAATTAAATGATTTCTTGCCCGAAGGGTTGACTTCTTCATGGACCATCAAACTCAAGGGAACCTGAAAGTAGACAAGACCGCTCCTTTTGAGTTTGGCTTGACTGTCGCAGGGAGAGCGAAGCTGTGGGTGAATGGAAAGATGACGATCGACAACTGGACTCACCAGCGACCTGGAGAATTCTTCTATGGGTGAGTGAAATACCCACCAAACCCCCATACTATCGCCAATAATTGGACGCAGACAAGGAAGCGCGGAGGAAAAAGCCGTAGTGGATCTCAAGGCGGGTGAACCTGTGGATATTTACGTCGAATACGACAATTTGTCGCCTGCTCCTAAGGGCGTTCAAATGCAACCTGCACTTATGCGCGGTGTGGTAGGTTCAAATGGTATGCGTGAATCCAAATTTATCTGACGCATACTTCTAGCGCCTTGGTGGTGCCGAGAAGATCGATCCCGAAGAGGCACTCAAAACCGCAGCGAAGGCCGCAGCTGAGGTGGATGCTGTGATTGCTGTAGTTGGACTAAACCACGAATGGGAGAGCGAGGGCTTTGACCGCCCGACATTATCGTTGCCTGGACGTCAAGATGAGCTCATAAAAGCAGTTGCAAAGGCGAATAAAAATACCGTAGTAGTGGTCCAAGCCGTGAGTAAACTCATACAGTTATTAGTTAGCGGGCTAATAGGCTACTAGGGATCCGCCGTAAGCATGCCTTGGGCAGATGATGTCACTGGTAATACTATATTATGGCTCATATAGTCTGCGCTTACTGGGAAAATCAGGCATACTCCAGGGATGGTATCTCGGGAACGAAGCAGGCAACGCGATTGCCGATGTACTATTTGGCAAAGTCAACCCATCTGGCCGGCTTCCTATCAGTTTGCCCAAGCGAGAAGAGGACATTCCGGCTCACCTTAGTTTCGGAAGCGAAATGGGCAAAGTGCACTACCGAGAGGATGTATTTGTGGGATACAAGTACTACCAGGCGCGTAAAGTGGCGCCGCTATTCCCATTCGGGTGGGTATTACAGTGATGTACTGGTGTATTTGGCTGATCCACAGTAGATATGGCTTGTCATATACAACTTTCGAGTTGTCGGATCTCAAGGTTGAGGGACCGAGTTCCCATGACAGCAACCTGGAGGTCAGCGCGAGTATCACAGTGAAGAACACTGGATCAGTAAAAGGGAGCGAGACCGTCCAGCTATACGTTTCAAGACCTATTGGCCCCATTACTCACCCTAAGCTGGAGCTACGAGCCTTCGGCAAAGCAGCTGACTTGGAACCGGGGGCCAGCACCACTGTCAAGTTATCATTCGGCAAGTATGGTGTGTCGTTCTGGCACGAGGAAGACGATACATGGAGAGCAGACGCTGGTGAATACAGCGTACTTGTGGGGACGTCCTCGGTCGATTTGCCACTATCTGCTTCGTTTAAGCTGAAACAGACCTTTTCGTGGAGGGGCCTGTAGCAGTAACACTGTAATTGGTAATTGAATACCAGTGTAACTGTAATGATCTGAATATataaagtcacatgatcgtGTTGTTTCTCAATGTCGACAAACGACGGAGCTCTGGACGATATGCGCTTTCCGAATGACGGACAGTCTCACCACTACGCCAGCCCCGCCCCAATGCACCCGCCTGCTCTCTGCTCCCAGCCCAGGAAGCGCCTCGCATGCCACCCCCAAACAATGCCCAGCCGCCGCCTGCACCGTTACCGCAACGAGTGCGAACCTAACCTAATGTCTTTGGCGGGTACGCGTCTACTCTACTCGATTGACGGTGGACACAGACACATAACATTGCTCGTGATGACCTCGGTGGAACTGCCATAATCGTAGTCTCGGAACGCATGTGCTCCTTGTCAGCTCCGCCTCACAGATCTCCTCTAGCGCCGTCAAGGGGCCTGCGACTATTTATCGCGGGGGCGGCGCCGGAAGGAGTGAGATCGGCTGGCACACTGCTTGGTCCATGCCAGGATTGCGTCGACTTGCGGGAACAAGTTTGGTTCTTTCCATCCTGCGAGCGAGTTACGCACTTGTGTTGTGAATTTCAGCTTACGCACGGCTCGTCTTTGTACGGTCTCTTTCGCTGCCACCTGACTGGGGGATTCATCCCTCCGAGCTCACATGCTTGATGCTACCATGCCGGGCGTAAGCCCAACAAGGTGTACTTTGTACACGCCCGGTGACCTAACCGCATCAATGCGCTCACCGCGGGTCACGTACTTGTGCCTACTCGCTGCGAGGTCCGCCGAGTTTTGGTTCAATACGGAGGGTACTCGGAAAAGCGCAAGACGCCCCGGCGCCTGGGTATTTATATTGTTTAGTGGGATTGTCGCTTGGCTACACGAACACAGAGACGGTCACCGGTCACTGCTTGAGGCCCGATGGGCCGCGCATTAGGTTGTTGTGGTCGAATATTCGCTCCTGACGGCTTTTGTGGTATCCATATTTCTTCCCTCTCGTTTCTGGCTTCCCCCAGTGGATCGCAGTAATCCATCGACTTGTATTTCCCTATCGTGCTCTTCAGTTGCCCATTCGACGATGATGCCAATTGCACCAAGCCCCAGTGCACACTCCACTTTATCTCCTTGCAAGGGCCCGCTCCCGTACACTCAGAGCGGCCCCAGTCACAATATTCAGTTCATGCTAGTCTCCTTCAGCTCTATTATCTCACTTATATATTCATCCATAAGCCCCTGCGCAAGCACTTACTCTTCCATGTGCTCGTTCAATTTGCTCTCGAGACCTCACCTCCGCTACTCGCACACCCCGAGGCACGCAAGTCCCCGTTCGCACTTGATGACTTCCCGTCTGGTCCTTGTGTGACTGACGTGCGAATGTTGCCCGCATGCGGGCGGCATTAGAGATTCGTTCTCGCGTACGCACTCGGTTCGGGCTAGGCCCACGTCATTCCGGTGTCGTTCGGCCAGTCTGCGATTTCAACCGGTTGGGGATTGTTGCAGCGGAGCCGAGAACCTTCGGAACGACATGGCGGGAGAGCTGTGTGGGTGGATGAATAGATAGATGGATAGTATGGCTGGTGCCGTCCTGTCGAACTCTTCAGAGTTCTGGGATGCACAGGGTGAGGTGACAGTGCGGTTCTGGTTGGAGTGGTTGGGTAGAGGCATAAATGTGGGCCAAGTGTTGCTAGGTCTTGCTTGCGTGCAGTGGTGATCTGGCTGAGTTGGTTGGGCGGTCAAGATGTGGCTGTTGTAAGATAGCGAGGCTCGTTTCGAACCTGAGACCTATCAACTACAACGCGATAGATATCCAATTTTTCCACTCTATTGGCCTTTGCGGCCTTTGTGAAATTCGTTTTCACGCATCTAGATTCATGGATTGTAACTACACAAGACTTTATTCATTTATTCATCTTCTTCGTCCTCGCTCTCGCTGTCCTGCGCCCTCAATTGCTGCAGCAATTGACCACCTATGACCCTAAGTTGATCGTAGGGAGCGTGCATATCAGGGCTAAGGTGACTGTTCGTGCCCTTTGACTGGGATCCATAAACCAATCCGTGAGGCCATCCTCTTCTATCAATTCGTTCTGATACAGTTCCGTGAGGACGGCGGGGAACAGCCGTGAGCGCTCCGGCGTCTTGCAGCATACCCTCTACTCGACCCACTTGAGCCGTGGCCATAATCAATAACACTCTAACACTCACCTGAAACTGCAACAATGTCTCGGCTTCGTCGTATCCTCCGATCTGCTTCAACAAGCCACCCCATCGCTCAAATGTCTCTTCACTTCAGGTCGTCCAGCTCCTTCGTCACTTAGTTTTTGAATAATAAACTCGATCACAGCTTGTCGAACCTGAGGCAGAGGTACATTACTTGCCATGCGTAACGTCTTGAGCTCGATTGCAGCATTATCGATTGTGTGCTGCTCATCAAACGCACGTTTGAGTGATTGGGTACACTCAGATTGAAAATCGGCTGCAGAGTCGAGCGAAGGAATTCCGGGGAGTTCAGAAGTGGATGAGGTCGGTGAGATTGGTGGTGATATGTCGGATTCTGATTCAGACGCAAGGGTCGACGCTTGATCGGATTCGTAGGTTTCGATATCAGAGCAGGTATCCGCTAATAAGGCGACGTGGGTAAGTTGAAAGGTCAAGCAATACGACAAACATACCTAACCGTCCTAACCTAACGTTTGCGAAGGTCTCctcatcttcgtcttccGACTCGGCTTCTATCGACTCTCGGTGTTTATCATCTGGCCATACCCAACCGGTAGACCAGGGCCTAATTCGACTATACAAGTATGAGTGGTATTATCCAAGCGAGAAATCCATAGCATACCTTGATCACTTCCCTCCCATTCTTCGCATCCTCGGGTTGCTCTTTCGAAATCCTAGTGAAAGGTGACAGAACTGTCCCTTCTCCGAGCACTACGCCTTTGGCGATGATACAACCCTTGTCAACCTTGACTCCCCTCTCAAGCTTACGCCGTCACCAATAATACTATCCACCACCTGACATCTGACCCCAATGTGAACATCATTGAATAGATATGATCCAGAGATCGTTGAACCCGATCCGATTTCACAACTCGCGCCCAAGACCGAGTTGGTAACAAATGCATCGTCTTCTACACGAGTTGAAGGCCCGACCATGGTGTTTTTGCCGACACGAGAATTACTGTAGAAAGGTGAGAGTTCAGAAAGGCGAAATTAGGAATTTTACCCACCGGGAGAGCTCAGCTTTTTTAGCTATGTATTTGTTTCCTGCACGGTAATCATAGTCGTGCTGCGTTGGGTGATTGTTGTCCGGGACGAGGGGGAATGACCAACGCGAGATAATGTCTTTGCTAGGAAGCAAAATCAGAATTAGAACTATCTTTTGAGTCTTTAGGTGGAATTTAAATACCTAACCGAGGCATAGCTTCGAGTATCCCTCACACGAGCGGCATAACCACTCCTCGCAATATGGCAGTGCATCGTCTTGCCCAAAATATCGGACGTAAGGACACCATGCATAAAATCCTTTCGTAGATCCTGGTAATCGAAATTTTCTGTAAAGAGTACAGGAACCTATGTCTAGCATTAGATACGGCATTGATCGTAAAGTGGCAAATGACTCACGTCCACAGAGCATATATCTATAGAACAATCCATCAAGTCTGTACGCACATCCACTTCCTGATGTTTATCAAATATCTCGCGCAAAAAACTAAACTTTTGCTTGGGCGGATTAGCTTGTTGATACTCATAATACACACATTCGTTCGTCTGTGCGTCAAGTACGAAAATGTTCTTTTCTGATACGGGTCTATGAACCCACAACCCCGGTCAATTTGGCTCCCCCTACACATATCGGTGACTCACTTCGACCGATGCATCTTGCCGACCTCCTTGACAACACAGGTCATGATTGCATCTTTACTGACCTTTCTTCGCTCCTTGTGCTCTTTGATGACTTCGTCAAGTCGGATGTTACTCACAACATCACCGGTGAGCAAAACAAAGTCCGAAGTAAGGACCTGCTTGGCATCCAGTTCCCGCATCGCATCGCCCACGGAACGCGCCTCGCGCGAGACGATCGTGGTGACGGCCATGCCCGAGTTTGGTTTGGACCATTGGGAGTTTCTAGAATGAGAATTCAGAATGAGGGACTATAACGGAATCAGTAGAGGCTGAGGGGCATACGCAATGGCCTCCTTGATTTGGTCGACGTGCGCGACACAAAAGACAAAGACTTCGTCAACGCCCGCGCTTGCTAGGCATTCGAATGCCCAGTCTAGAAGGGGTGCATTGCAGACAGGGAGAAGCACCTGTGAAAATAATGAGACGCAAAGAGGACTGGTGCATCGCAGGGCTTACTCGTGGGGTATCAACAGATAAAGGTTCAAATTTTGTGTTGAAGCTATCTGCTAGAATGACGGCTTGCAGAACATCTTCATCGTCCTTGGGGGCCATAACTGGTTGTGGAGGCCGGCTGAAGATTTCATTTTCCTGACTCACCTGAATTGCCGCCACAAATGTTGACTGCTTCTAATAACTTAATCACAATGGTTTAATTCCAAGCGAAAGACATTGCATTGCAAACAAGGGTATGTAGAGTTGCGAACGCGGAACAGGACAGAATAGTAATTAAATCAATGATAGGAAGGCGAAGAGTCGTGAAATCCAAGGGGAAGCTACCAACACAGAGACCAAAGATCGTAAACACGTAACGGAACCTAACATTTACGCAGTGGTAGCAACCGCAGGTGTAGCAGAGGTCTCGGCAGGCTTAGTCTCCTCCTCGGTGGAGACAGGTGCAACCTCAGCGGTCTTCGCCTCCTCGGTGGGGTTCTCGAGAGGAGCAACGGGGGTAGGCTCATCAATCTTTGGTGGGTTCTCGTCAACCTTGGCGGGAAGGGGGCTGGTCTCCTCAGGCTTGTGCTTAGGCTTGAAGAAGCCAGTAACACGAGCAGAAAGGCGGCGGCCtgccttggaaggcttcttcTCCTCAAGCTTCTTTTCATCGGCTTTCTTTTCCTCTACCTTGGGAGCCTCAGTAGCAGGAGCAGCCTCCTCAGCTGGGGTCTCAGTGGACTTGACAGCGTCCTCGGGCTCAACGATAGCTACCACGGGCTCGGCAACGGGAGCTGGGGCAGCCTCAGAGGTGGAAGGCTCCTGAGCTCAGTGGGAGCGGCCTCGGCAACAGgcgcctcctccttgaccTCCTCTGGCTTTGGAGCCTCCTCGGTAGTAGCGGCGACGACAGGCTAAATAAATGTTAAGTAACTATACAAAGCTTGATAATCACAAGCATACCTCAACttcttccttcttcttctctttcTTAGGGCTCTTAGGGGCCTTAGGTTTCTTCTCAGCTTTGAAGGGAGCAAGGAGCTTAGAGAAGAGACCAGGGCTCTTTGGCTTGGGCGACTCGGGCGCAGCCTCAGCAGGAGCAGCCTCGGTAGCAGGAACAGCTTCAGTGGCAGTAGCCTCGGTCGTCTGATCAAACATTGTTAGCATGTGATAATAGGGCGCAACGTGAATTACCCACCTCGGGGACAGCCTCGGGAGTGGCCTCAGTAGGCTCAGCGGTCTTGAGCTCGGGAGTGGCCTCAGTGGTAGCCGGAGCCGCAGGGGTTTCGCTAGTGGCAGCCTCCTACTCAAGTTAGTCAGTTGAGGGCTGAAATACACTGGGTAAATCGAGTTTTTTGCTTACGGTAGTGACGGGGGcagcctcctccttggtaACCTCCTCAGTTACCTTGGGATTCTCAGCGACAACAGCAGGAGTGGTCTCGACAGGGGCAGACATAATGAACTCGAGGTCGAAAGAGTTAAAGCTAGAGCGAAAATGGCGCGCGGGGTAAGTACAACGCCAGGGAAAGGACCAAAGGCGGTAGTATTCCCAACTAACCTGGAGCTGGTATTAAATAAGAGAGAAGGGTAGGTCGACGGCGAAGTGAGTCTGCCGGAGAGGAAGGGAAAGGGCGAGTTGAGGAGAGAACAGGCCACTGGCTGGCCTGATAAAGGCGGCATTTGGCAATCGGCGGACCCCCCGACACCTCCCCCGCGATTCGAAATTGCTTCTATCCGTTTGCCCTTTGCTTCCGGCAGAGGATCTGTTGTCGTCAAAGTCCGTTTCCGAACGGCATACAACCCCCCTGGGCACTGGGCCCACGACCGGAATATCCCAGGCTGTCTGTACGCTATCTAGCCATTACCGCAGTGTCCTCCCAATACTACCG from Rhizoctonia solani chromosome 16, complete sequence includes the following:
- a CDS encoding translation initiation factor eIF-2B epsilon subunit, with amino-acid sequence MAPKDDEDVLQAVILADSFNTKFEPLSVDTPRVLLPVCNAPLLDWAFECLASAGVDEVFVFCVAHVDQIKEAIANSQWSKPNSGMAVTTIVSREARSVGDAMRELDAKQVLTSDFVLLTGDVVSNIRLDEVIKEHKERRKVSKDAIMTCVVKEVGKMHRSKPVSEKNIFVLDAQTNECVYYEYQQANPPKQKFSFLREIFDKHQEVDVRTDLMDCSIDICSVDVPVLFTENFDYQDLRKDFMHGVLTSDILGKTMHCHIARSGYAARVRDTRSYASVSKDIISRWSFPLVPDNNHPTQHDYDYRAGNKYIAKKAELSRNSRVGKNTMVGPSTRVEDDAFVTNSVLGASCEIGSGSTISGSYLFNDVHIGVRCQVVDSIIGDGGCIIAKGVVLGEGTVLSPFTRISKEQPEDAKNGREVIKALVYRLEAESEDEDEETFANVRLGRLADTCSDIETYESDQASTLASESESDISPPISPTSSTSELPGIPSLDSAADFQSECTQSLKRAFDEQHTIDNAAIELKTLRMASNVPLPQVRQAVIDEETFERWGGLLKQIGGYDEAETLLQFQRVCCKTPERSRLFPAVLTELYQNELIEEDGLTDWFMDPSQRARTVTLALICTLPTINLGS
- a CDS encoding glycoside hydrolase family 3 protein, encoding MTANNPFLHINVEELVSKLSQEEKIRLLGAPNWWNTNKIDRLGVPSVRMSDGPNGVRGSSHFLSSPAQCIPCATALGSTFDPELIHEVGSFLAVEAKSKSATVLLAPTCNIQRSPLGGRSFESFSEDPHLSGHLAAAYVSGLQDNGVAATIKHYVANDQEHERMAVDTILSERALREIYLMPFMIAQRDAGPWAYMTAYNRVHGTHVSECKRLLDEVLRKEWGFNGLVMSDWYGTYSVDIALNAGLDLEMPGPPRWRQPALVNHALTSRKLLPSTLDLRAKTVLDFVQKLAKTSPDVVFGDGEERTRDDPKDREFNRKLAGRAIVLLKNQEQVLPLKKKNVLVVGPNAQARVISGGGSAFLKPSYVITPWDGIIAAKPKDVDVKFEVGCYAHKFLPTLENLLKTPDGEAGWEARFYTHDENQQPKDEVAKVDFFMDHQTQGNLKVDKTAPFEFGLTVAGRAKLWVNGKMTIDNWTHQRPGEFFYGQGSAEEKAVVDLKAGEPVDIYVEYDNLSPAPKGVQMQPALMRGVRLGGAEKIDPEEALKTAAKAAAEVDAVIAVVGLNHEWESEGFDRPTLSLPGRQDELIKAVAKANKNTVVVVQAGSAVSMPWADDVTGILQGWYLGNEAGNAIADVLFGKVNPSGRLPISLPKREEDIPAHLSFGSEMGKVHYREDVFVGYKYYQARKVAPLFPFGYGLSYTTFELSDLKVEGPSSHDSNLEVSASITVKNTGSVKGSETVQLYVSRPIGPITHPKLELRAFGKAADLEPGASTTVKLSFGKYGVSFWHEEDDTWRADAGEYSVLVGTSSVDLPLSASFKLKQTFSWRGL
- a CDS encoding altered inheritance of mitochondria protein 29; amino-acid sequence: MTASRPPNKQEKYPTSSQSRRSIKLGNDYCASNQVIRVSYGEIPVIHALDLEHTTVGELKERVRNAIKTEPGWKPYRTVQLDTLKLYTKAHGAKTTNLIINLDHDDWILNDDSAILASLGFENETEVSFFNRELYEAFKKDPTTKW